The genomic window GCTCGCAGGAGATGCAGACCTCGTCCAGGTTGAAGGGCTTGGTGATGTAGTCGCTGGCCCCCAGTTTGAGGGTTTCCACCGCGATGTTGATGTCGTTGACGGCCGTGATCATGATGACCGCCATGTCCGGCTGGGAGCGGCGAACCTCCTTGAGCAGCTCGAGGCCGCTCATCCCGGGCATGCGGATGTCGGTGATCATGAGGTCGTAGCAGGCGCCGCTCTGGATGCTCTCGAGGGCCACCACGCCGTTGGAGACGGTGACGCAGTTGTACCCTTCCTCGGTGAGCCGCCAGCTCAGGATCTCCCGGACGCTCGGCTCGTCTTCGACGATCAGGACCATGTATTGCATTTACATCTCCCTCCAGAACGGGTGGTCCAGAAGGATGAACCGGTGGTGATCCATGAAGAGGTATTTCTGACGCTGGAACCGGGATATCGCTCGGCTGACCGTTTCCCTGGAAACTCCCACCATTTCCGAGATCTCCTGGTGCGTGATCTTCAGGTTGATCAGGATGCCCTCGGGCCTGCTGACACCGTCCGACTTGGCGAAGTTCAGTAGCAACTGCTTGATGCGCATCCCTGCCTCATTATACTTTAAAACCTGGATCGTTTTCCAAGATTCTCGCAGGCGACCGCACAAAATTTGCAACAAGGCCAGGATCACCCGGGGGTTCTTCATGAGGACCGTGTCGAAGTGGTGCTTGGAGATGCTGATGATGCGGCAGTCCTCCTTGGCCACGACGGTGGCGGGGGTCGTCTTCCCGTCGATCATCGACATCTCCCCGAAGGTGTCCCCCGCGTGGTGGATGGCCAGGATGTTCTCGCGACCGTCCGGGGAGGTCTGGATGACCTTCAGTTCGCCGAACTTCACCACGTAGGCGAAGCGGCCGGCATCCTCCTCCACGAAGATCACCTGGTTCTTCTTGTACTCCCGCTCCTGGAAAACGTGACGCATCATCTCCAGTTCCTCGGCGGTGAGGTTCCGGAAGAGGGGGATGCGCTGGAGAAAACCGCTGGCAACCATGTCTGTACTCCCTCCGTTTCACCGGGGCGGCGCCGGGCGCCCCGATCGCGTTCTAGTGGGTGATCCGGTTGTAACGGGACCGGGATTCACCCACGCAGGTCACCACGATGGCCGAGGAGTCGGCCACGGGGCACTTGTGTTCGCAGAGACCGCACCCGATACAATTTCGCGGGTCGACCACCGGCTTGAGGACCTTGACCCGGGTCCCTTCAGGGGTGAGGGCCTCGTCCTCCACCGCCTTGATGGCCTTGCGGCCGCCGGGTGAGGGGCAGACTTCCTCGCAGACCAGGCACGGCGTCCCCAGGGCCCAGGGCAGGCAGCGGTTCCGGTCCACGTGGGCCAACCCGATCCGGACCGGCTCCCGGTGAGGGGGAAGCCCGAGCTTCTTCTCGACGGTGATCCGCTGGATGGCCTGGGTGGGGCAAACCTGCCCGCAGAGGGTGCACCGGTCGTCACAGTAGCCGATCTTCGGCACCAGGACCGGCGTCCAGAG from Acidobacteriota bacterium includes these protein-coding regions:
- a CDS encoding Crp/Fnr family transcriptional regulator: MVASGFLQRIPLFRNLTAEELEMMRHVFQEREYKKNQVIFVEEDAGRFAYVVKFGELKVIQTSPDGRENILAIHHAGDTFGEMSMIDGKTTPATVVAKEDCRIISISKHHFDTVLMKNPRVILALLQILCGRLRESWKTIQVLKYNEAGMRIKQLLLNFAKSDGVSRPEGILINLKITHQEISEMVGVSRETVSRAISRFQRQKYLFMDHHRFILLDHPFWREM